A genome region from Triticum aestivum cultivar Chinese Spring chromosome 2B, IWGSC CS RefSeq v2.1, whole genome shotgun sequence includes the following:
- the LOC123042225 gene encoding uncharacterized protein, which yields MEAEAEEAKAPPRMNRRQWRAARGNREDKWTRKRRLLLEATEEKRRAQVAAEAAADAAADAAEREDEEAAVAMRYRDDWIWTFSSLCGSYEEATSIKPMRYTDEPPPPFAGVGYANAVVVFSVKATQLDDSLDWPLDVYGIVAARDSIDRNRNLLFNRTRDNCQRLTAGDASLLLTGPSRAVVIVDPVNYEVELKVKGDTPSEDKLLSLLVIEDKYYLPGDRRQGVHCHTYSSKLSTVEVTVGHLAKTVEATIAVQVVEGSWPTGHHGRFAAHMASLDDLEMVLLDSQDGMVPVTKDGAIEFSRCVVSVEADGELTLGVDVWQGDDKAVKYQVRFVPGKAGRSEDICDVGFCKMRFTVAWSLLLNW from the exons ATGGAGGCGGAGGCAGAAGAAGCGAAGGCGCCGCCGCGGATGAACCGCAGGCAGTGGAGAGCCGCGAGGGGGAACCGCGAGGACAAGTGGACGAGGAAGCGCCGCCTGCTGCTGGAGGCGACCGAGGAGAAACGCCGCGCGCAGGTGGCcgcagaggcggcggcggacgcaGCGGCGGACGCGGCGGAACGTGAGGACGAGGAGGCCGCCGTGGCGATGCGGTACCGCGACGACTGGATTTGGACCTTCTCCAGCTTATGCGGCTCCTACGAGGAAGCCA CGTCCATAAAGCCAATGCGGTACACCGACGAGCCGCCACCGCCCTTCGCCGGCGTCGGTTATGCTAATGCCGTGGTCGTCTTCTCGGTGAAGGCGACACAATTAGATGATAGCCTGGATTGGCCGCTCGATGTATACGGCATCGTTGCCGCGCGGGATTCAATTGACCGCAATCGCAACCTCCTCTTCAACCGCACCAGAGACAATTGCCAGAGGCTCACCGCAGGG GATGCCTCTCTATTGTTGACCGGTCCAAGTCGTGCTGTTGTGATCGTTGATCCTGTCAACTATGAGGTAGAACTAAAAGTGAAGGGTGACACGCCGTCTGAAGATAAACTCTTGAGCCTTCTAGTCATCGAGGACAAGTACTATCTTCCTGGTGATCGCCGCCAAGGAGTTCATTGCCACACCTACTCTTCTAAGCTAAGCACAGTGGAGGTGACGGTTGGCCATCTTGCAAAGACAGTGGAGGCTACTATCGCTGTGCAAGTTGTTGAGGGATCCTGGCCAACTGGCCATCACGGGCGATTTGCTGCACATATGGCCAGTCTCGATGATCTGGAGATGGTGCTACTTGATTCTCAGGATGGCATGGTACCTGTTACGAAAGATGGGGCAATTGAGTTTTCACGATGTGTTGTTTCTGTCGAAGCGGATGGAGAGCTGACACTTGGTGTGGATGTCTGGCAAGGTGATGACAAGGCTGTCAAATATCAAGTAAGATTTGTACCTGGAAAAGCAGGTAGAAGTGAGGATATTTGTGATGTTGGGTTTTGTAAGATGCGATTCACTGTTGCTTGGTCGCTTCTTTTGAACTGGTGA